In Natronomonas halophila, one DNA window encodes the following:
- the paaE gene encoding 1,2-phenylacetyl-CoA epoxidase subunit PaaE: MTVDPSTATADDNATVECPYCGSTDTEREHPKGPSLCRSMHFCADCQQPFERFH, translated from the coding sequence ATGACTGTCGACCCGAGCACTGCCACGGCGGACGATAATGCGACCGTGGAGTGTCCGTACTGTGGGTCGACGGACACGGAGCGAGAGCACCCGAAGGGGCCGTCGCTCTGCCGGTCGATGCACTTCTGTGCCGACTGCCAGCAGCCGTTCGAACGGTTCCATTGA
- a CDS encoding helix-turn-helix domain-containing protein → MIDECLIVEFDVEGDDCPLASATATASATATAQPPQLREDGNVLLQFSTSAGDDLAAALDTDSRIRYLHRSTAGPRDNFRCLSKHPCIVHELISDGLLVDSIQYQNGAARLTGAVVGHTVLQGVMETASDTVGVQLQRVYPLREEDDEPVAQRWDLTPSQVESIETACELGYFAIPREADASKVADALDISKSAFLERLRRAQASLFRDLFA, encoded by the coding sequence ATGATCGACGAATGCCTCATCGTCGAATTCGACGTCGAGGGCGATGACTGTCCACTTGCCAGCGCGACCGCGACTGCCAGCGCGACCGCGACCGCACAACCACCTCAACTCCGCGAGGACGGGAACGTCCTCCTCCAGTTCAGCACGAGCGCCGGAGACGACCTCGCCGCGGCGCTCGATACCGACTCCCGAATCCGATACCTCCATCGCTCGACTGCGGGCCCTCGCGACAACTTCCGCTGTCTCTCCAAACACCCGTGCATCGTCCACGAGCTCATCAGCGATGGCCTTCTCGTCGACTCCATCCAGTACCAGAATGGCGCCGCCCGTCTCACCGGCGCGGTCGTCGGCCACACGGTTCTCCAAGGCGTCATGGAGACGGCAAGCGACACCGTTGGTGTCCAACTGCAGCGTGTCTACCCGCTCCGAGAGGAGGACGACGAACCCGTTGCCCAACGCTGGGACCTCACCCCCTCACAGGTCGAGAGCATCGAAACCGCATGCGAACTCGGCTACTTCGCCATCCCCCGAGAGGCGGATGCCAGCAAGGTAGCCGACGCACTCGATATCAGCAAATCCGCGTTCCTCGAACGTCTCCGGCGCGCGCAAGCCTCCCTGTTTCGAGACCTGTTCGCGTAA
- the paaD gene encoding 1,2-phenylacetyl-CoA epoxidase subunit PaaD, which produces MTTNAPLDGGKACAYTDYESGDVPAEYPKTGADATGTEAEVWEALREVEDPEMPVSIVDLGLIYDVTVEDEQCTVEMTLTYTGCPARDILLNDVKCAAETARSVQDAEVRLRFTPEWTVNMVTEAGRDDLREFGLSV; this is translated from the coding sequence ATGACAACGAACGCGCCGCTTGATGGCGGGAAAGCCTGCGCATACACGGACTACGAATCCGGCGACGTTCCGGCCGAGTACCCCAAGACTGGTGCGGATGCGACGGGCACGGAAGCCGAGGTCTGGGAGGCGCTCCGCGAGGTCGAAGACCCGGAGATGCCGGTCAGTATCGTCGATCTCGGCCTCATCTATGACGTGACCGTGGAAGACGAACAGTGCACGGTCGAGATGACGCTCACATATACGGGCTGTCCTGCTCGGGACATCCTCCTGAACGACGTGAAGTGCGCCGCCGAGACGGCGCGGTCGGTTCAGGACGCGGAGGTTCGGCTTCGGTTCACGCCGGAGTGGACGGTCAACATGGTGACCGAGGCCGGCCGAGACGACCTCCGTGAGTTCGGGTTGAGTGTATGA
- a CDS encoding 2-oxoacid:acceptor oxidoreductase subunit alpha — translation MPEDLNWAVGGEAGDGIDSTGKIFAQALSRAGRHVFTSKDFASRIRGGYTAYKVRTSVDRVESVVDRLDILIALTERTVDENLDELHEDSIIIYDGERTMMKDFEAPGETTGLDVPLKALAEDAGGAIMRNIVALGAACAVTGFNIEYLDESLEKRFGDKGEAIVENNKKAARLGAEYVEEEFDLTTPYDLETTDNDYVLLNGDEAIGMGAIAGGCRFYAGYPITPATDVMEYMKGRVENYGGVVVQAEDELSAINMALGAARAGARSMTATSGPGIDLMTETFGLIATSETPLVICNVMRSGPSTGMPTKQEQGDLNAMLYGGHGEVPRFVLAPTTIAECFHKTVEAFNLAEKYQLPVYLTADLSLAVTEQTFEPDEFDMDAVEIDRGKVVDEDNIDEWTNEKGQFKPHALTDDGISPRSFPGTTDGAHMSTGLEHDELGRRTEDTEMRVKQVEKRDRKVETAREREDFDYREFGNEDADTLVISWGSNEGPMLEAIDFLEEDDIDVRFLSVPYIFPRPDLSEEIEAADETIVVECNATGQFADLVEHDALSRVKRINKYNGVRFNADELAEDIKAELGETTEVEA, via the coding sequence ATGCCAGAGGACCTCAACTGGGCCGTCGGCGGGGAGGCCGGCGACGGGATCGACTCAACCGGGAAGATCTTTGCCCAGGCGCTCTCACGTGCGGGGCGCCACGTCTTTACCTCGAAGGACTTCGCCTCACGAATCCGAGGCGGCTACACCGCCTATAAGGTACGGACGTCGGTCGACCGCGTCGAGAGTGTCGTTGATAGACTCGATATCCTGATCGCGCTCACAGAGCGGACCGTCGACGAGAACCTCGACGAGCTCCACGAAGACTCCATCATCATCTACGACGGCGAGCGGACGATGATGAAGGACTTCGAGGCCCCCGGCGAGACCACGGGCCTCGACGTCCCGCTGAAGGCCCTCGCCGAGGACGCCGGTGGCGCCATTATGCGCAACATCGTCGCCCTCGGTGCGGCCTGTGCGGTGACGGGCTTCAATATCGAATACCTCGACGAGTCGCTCGAAAAGCGCTTCGGCGACAAAGGCGAGGCCATCGTCGAGAACAACAAGAAGGCCGCGCGTCTCGGCGCCGAATACGTCGAAGAGGAGTTCGACCTCACGACGCCGTACGACCTTGAAACCACGGACAACGACTACGTCCTACTGAACGGCGACGAGGCCATCGGGATGGGCGCCATCGCCGGCGGCTGTCGGTTCTACGCCGGCTACCCCATCACGCCCGCGACGGACGTGATGGAGTACATGAAGGGCCGCGTCGAGAACTACGGCGGCGTCGTCGTACAGGCCGAAGACGAACTCTCGGCCATCAACATGGCGCTCGGTGCCGCCCGCGCCGGCGCACGCTCGATGACCGCCACGTCCGGTCCGGGTATCGACCTGATGACCGAGACGTTCGGGCTAATCGCGACCTCGGAGACGCCGCTCGTCATCTGTAACGTCATGCGCTCCGGTCCCTCGACGGGGATGCCGACCAAGCAGGAGCAGGGCGACCTCAACGCCATGCTCTACGGTGGCCACGGCGAAGTGCCGCGGTTCGTGCTCGCGCCGACCACCATCGCGGAGTGTTTCCACAAGACCGTCGAGGCGTTCAACCTCGCCGAGAAATACCAGCTACCCGTCTACCTGACCGCGGACCTCTCGCTTGCGGTCACCGAACAGACGTTCGAACCCGACGAGTTCGACATGGACGCGGTCGAAATCGACCGCGGCAAGGTCGTCGACGAGGACAACATCGACGAGTGGACCAACGAGAAGGGCCAGTTCAAGCCCCACGCGCTCACCGACGACGGCATCTCGCCGCGTTCGTTCCCCGGCACCACCGACGGTGCCCACATGTCGACGGGCCTCGAACACGACGAACTCGGTCGCCGGACCGAGGACACCGAGATGCGGGTCAAACAGGTCGAAAAGCGCGACCGAAAGGTCGAGACCGCCCGCGAACGCGAGGACTTCGACTACCGCGAGTTCGGCAACGAAGACGCCGACACGCTCGTGATCTCGTGGGGGTCCAACGAGGGACCGATGCTCGAAGCCATCGACTTCCTCGAAGAGGACGACATCGACGTGCGGTTCCTCTCGGTGCCGTACATCTTCCCGCGACCCGACCTCAGCGAGGAGATCGAGGCCGCCGACGAGACCATCGTCGTCGAGTGTAACGCGACCGGGCAGTTCGCGGACCTCGTCGAACACGACGCGCTCAGTCGCGTCAAGCGCATCAACAAATACAACGGCGTCCGCTTCAACGCGGACGAACTCGCCGAAGACATCAAAGCAGAACTCGGCGAAACCACGGAGGTGGAAGCATGA
- the paaB gene encoding 1,2-phenylacetyl-CoA epoxidase subunit PaaB: MIWEVFRQESAGDTYEHVGNVHAPDSELAEQFAEVQHARRMQTNSLWVVPADEISEVGAQDAAFGGRTDKSYRWAMTYNDIDASFAEEVADSEEEQREAARKRREALAEEGDA, from the coding sequence ATGATCTGGGAAGTGTTCCGCCAGGAGTCCGCCGGGGATACGTACGAACACGTCGGGAACGTCCACGCTCCGGACAGCGAATTGGCGGAGCAGTTCGCCGAAGTCCAGCACGCCCGCCGTATGCAAACGAACAGCCTCTGGGTCGTTCCTGCGGACGAAATCAGCGAGGTCGGCGCGCAGGACGCGGCGTTCGGCGGTCGCACCGACAAGTCGTACCGGTGGGCGATGACGTACAACGATATCGACGCGTCGTTCGCCGAAGAAGTCGCGGACAGCGAGGAAGAACAGCGCGAGGCCGCGCGAAAACGCCGCGAAGCGCTCGCGGAGGAGGGTGACGCATGA
- a CDS encoding Phenylacetic acid catabolic protein, which yields MNITEVKENAGPREFGPADDMPEEYRKAATRMIQFHANSEVMGGYLDKEFTRHAPSIDRKLANTAKVQDEIGHAQLLFRAAETLGVKTRDQMLDELAEGEGKFLNCFHYPVDSWYEAPMIDFFVDGGAMRRQATLKSTSWTPYAHAMDKVCFEEGFHVKHGESILRELMQGSKATQERVQETFETWWPRILQFFGPTNDESVHDDFAQSVGLKTTTNDALRNSFLNMYIPKAEKYGLEIPDTPRIYERDDGTMAVREEDLDWDEFWTISKNEYDGSKEQIGSRRRRQEAVEWVRDALDTWESTDSTRMEVAQS from the coding sequence ATGAACATCACCGAGGTCAAAGAAAACGCCGGTCCGCGGGAGTTCGGTCCCGCGGACGACATGCCAGAGGAGTACCGCAAGGCAGCCACCCGGATGATTCAGTTCCACGCGAACAGCGAAGTTATGGGCGGCTACCTCGACAAGGAGTTCACGCGGCATGCGCCCTCTATCGACCGGAAACTCGCGAACACCGCGAAGGTCCAAGACGAGATCGGGCACGCTCAACTCCTCTTCCGGGCCGCCGAGACGCTCGGCGTCAAGACCCGCGATCAGATGCTCGACGAACTCGCGGAGGGTGAAGGGAAGTTCCTGAACTGCTTCCACTACCCCGTGGATTCGTGGTACGAGGCGCCGATGATTGACTTTTTCGTCGACGGCGGCGCGATGCGTCGGCAGGCGACGCTCAAGTCCACCAGCTGGACGCCGTACGCCCACGCGATGGATAAGGTCTGCTTCGAGGAGGGGTTCCACGTGAAACACGGCGAATCCATCCTTCGCGAACTCATGCAGGGGTCGAAAGCCACGCAGGAACGCGTCCAGGAGACGTTCGAGACGTGGTGGCCGCGCATCCTCCAGTTCTTCGGTCCGACGAACGACGAGTCCGTCCACGATGATTTCGCCCAGAGCGTCGGGCTCAAGACCACGACGAACGACGCGCTCCGAAACTCGTTCCTGAACATGTACATCCCGAAGGCCGAGAAGTACGGCCTCGAAATCCCGGACACGCCGCGCATCTACGAGCGCGACGACGGAACCATGGCCGTCCGTGAGGAGGACCTCGACTGGGACGAGTTCTGGACCATCTCGAAGAACGAGTACGATGGCTCGAAAGAACAGATCGGCTCACGTCGCCGCCGACAGGAGGCAGTCGAGTGGGTGCGGGACGCGCTCGACACGTGGGAGTCGACCGACAGCACGCGCATGGAGGTCGCACAGTCATGA
- a CDS encoding 2-oxoacid:ferredoxin oxidoreductase subunit beta: protein MSSDIRFTDFKSDKQPTWCPGCGDFGTMNGMMKALANTGNDPDNTFVVAGIGCSGKIGTYMHSYALHGVHGRALPVGTGVKMANPDLEVMVAGGDGDGYSIGAGHFVHAVRRNVDMTYVVMDNRIYGLTKGQFSPTSREDFETSTSPDGTHQQPVNPLALALAAGGTFIAQSFSSDSQRHAEIVQEAIEHDGFGFVNVYSPCVTFNDVDTYDYFRDAIVDVGDEDFDHDPSDYDAAKDLILDRDKEYQGVIYQDDSSVGFEEREGVTEPMTDIPDGAPDDAMDLVREFY from the coding sequence ATGAGCTCCGATATCCGATTCACAGACTTCAAGTCCGACAAGCAGCCCACCTGGTGTCCCGGGTGCGGTGACTTCGGCACGATGAACGGCATGATGAAAGCCCTGGCCAACACCGGCAACGACCCCGACAACACGTTCGTGGTCGCCGGTATCGGCTGTTCCGGCAAGATCGGGACGTACATGCACAGCTACGCGCTGCACGGCGTCCACGGTCGCGCGCTGCCGGTCGGTACGGGCGTGAAGATGGCCAACCCCGACCTCGAAGTGATGGTCGCCGGCGGCGACGGCGACGGTTACTCCATCGGGGCCGGCCACTTCGTCCACGCCGTCCGCCGGAACGTCGACATGACCTACGTGGTCATGGACAACCGCATCTACGGCCTAACCAAGGGCCAGTTCTCGCCGACCTCGCGTGAGGACTTCGAGACCTCGACCTCCCCCGACGGCACCCACCAGCAGCCGGTCAACCCGCTTGCACTGGCGCTGGCTGCCGGCGGTACGTTCATCGCCCAGTCGTTCTCCTCGGACTCCCAGCGACACGCCGAAATCGTTCAGGAGGCCATCGAGCACGACGGCTTCGGCTTCGTGAACGTCTACTCGCCGTGTGTCACGTTCAACGACGTCGACACCTACGACTACTTCCGCGATGCCATCGTCGACGTCGGCGACGAGGACTTCGACCACGACCCCTCCGACTACGACGCCGCAAAGGACCTCATCCTGGACCGCGACAAGGAGTATCAGGGCGTCATCTACCAGGACGACAGTTCCGTCGGCTTCGAGGAACGCGAAGGCGTCACCGAGCCGATGACCGACATTCCGGACGGCGCGCCTGACGACGCGATGGACCTGGTTCGCGAGTTCTACTGA
- a CDS encoding NAD(P)H-dependent flavin oxidoreductase has product MTLSTPLCEIIGIDHPIVQAPIGSATRPELAAAVSNAGGLGTLAVTWRPPEKAAEFVERTRELTDAPFGVNIVLDPDAKEVDTEDHLGAVLGADVPIVSFSFGDAAPYIDRVHDAGAKVLVTVGSAEEAERAANAGADAVVAQGWEAGGHVQSEVATLPLVPRVDDAVDVPVIAAGGIADGRGVAAVLAAGADGAWLGTRFVATEEAAVESLYRERIVEADETDTLYSELFDAGWEGMPHRVIRNSTVESWEEAGRPQSGDRPGEGEVIAEYPGGYPIERYGDDLPMEGVEGDLEALALYAGQSSGLTDEIQPAGAVVEELVEEAEAQIEATADFID; this is encoded by the coding sequence GTGACTCTGTCGACGCCCCTCTGTGAAATCATCGGCATCGACCACCCTATCGTGCAGGCACCAATCGGGAGCGCGACCCGTCCGGAACTCGCGGCGGCCGTCTCCAACGCCGGCGGCCTCGGCACGCTCGCGGTGACGTGGCGCCCGCCGGAGAAAGCCGCCGAGTTCGTCGAGCGGACTCGTGAATTAACCGACGCCCCGTTCGGCGTGAACATCGTACTGGACCCGGATGCCAAAGAGGTCGATACCGAGGACCACCTCGGCGCCGTCCTCGGGGCGGACGTCCCCATCGTCTCGTTTTCGTTCGGTGACGCAGCACCCTACATCGACCGCGTACACGACGCAGGGGCGAAGGTTCTGGTGACCGTCGGAAGCGCCGAGGAGGCCGAACGGGCCGCAAACGCCGGTGCTGACGCCGTCGTCGCGCAGGGCTGGGAAGCCGGCGGCCACGTCCAAAGCGAGGTGGCCACCCTCCCGTTGGTGCCCCGCGTTGACGACGCGGTCGACGTCCCGGTCATCGCCGCCGGTGGTATCGCGGACGGCAGAGGTGTCGCCGCAGTCCTCGCCGCCGGTGCCGATGGTGCGTGGCTCGGGACCCGCTTCGTTGCCACCGAGGAGGCAGCCGTCGAATCGCTCTACCGCGAGCGTATCGTCGAAGCCGACGAGACCGACACCCTCTATTCGGAACTGTTCGACGCTGGCTGGGAGGGGATGCCCCATCGCGTCATCCGCAACAGCACCGTCGAATCGTGGGAGGAAGCCGGCCGTCCGCAGTCCGGCGACCGTCCCGGGGAGGGAGAGGTCATCGCCGAATATCCGGGCGGCTACCCAATCGAACGCTACGGCGACGATCTGCCGATGGAAGGTGTGGAGGGAGACCTCGAAGCCCTCGCGCTCTATGCGGGCCAAAGCAGCGGCCTGACCGACGAAATACAGCCAGCAGGAGCAGTCGTCGAAGAACTGGTCGAGGAAGCCGAAGCGCAAATCGAAGCGACGGCAGACTTCATCGACTAG
- the paaC gene encoding 1,2-phenylacetyl-CoA epoxidase subunit PaaC, which yields MSPAAGTLDRDDLTPEEQVALERLLFRLADDEFVHGERLTEWQIFAPTLESDLSLANIAQDEFGHARLWYDLLQELGYTEAECVWERPPEDWRHSVLVERPFDEGNWADVVVRSYLYDVAERIRLEALVDTSYAPLADRVGKALDEESYHREHAQNWLERLTADSDAHDRVQAALDDLFAPALTLFVPGEYEETIIEAGFRTATADEMRTEWLDTVSTFLTSLDLTVPDAPSPGVDVSDADALAELDAHGRDGSHTDAWADLYEEFTATYRELDPGAPARLRSEGVTQ from the coding sequence ATGAGTCCCGCCGCTGGCACCCTCGACCGCGACGACCTCACGCCCGAAGAGCAGGTCGCGCTCGAACGCCTCCTGTTCCGTCTCGCCGACGACGAGTTCGTCCACGGTGAGCGGCTGACCGAGTGGCAGATATTCGCGCCGACGCTCGAGTCCGACCTCTCGCTTGCGAATATCGCACAGGACGAGTTCGGTCACGCACGCCTCTGGTACGACCTCCTGCAGGAACTCGGATACACGGAAGCGGAGTGCGTATGGGAGCGTCCCCCGGAGGACTGGCGACATAGCGTCCTCGTCGAACGACCGTTCGACGAAGGGAATTGGGCCGACGTCGTCGTCCGGAGCTACCTCTACGACGTCGCGGAACGCATCCGTCTCGAAGCCCTGGTCGACACGAGTTACGCGCCGCTGGCAGACCGTGTCGGGAAAGCACTGGACGAGGAGTCGTACCACCGCGAGCATGCGCAGAACTGGCTCGAACGGCTTACCGCCGATTCGGACGCCCACGACCGGGTTCAAGCAGCGCTTGATGACCTGTTTGCCCCCGCCCTCACCCTGTTCGTGCCCGGCGAATACGAGGAGACGATTATCGAGGCCGGATTCCGTACCGCTACGGCCGACGAGATGCGGACGGAATGGCTCGACACCGTCAGCACGTTCCTTACCTCGCTCGACCTCACGGTGCCGGACGCGCCGTCGCCCGGTGTTGACGTTTCGGACGCGGACGCGCTCGCAGAACTCGACGCGCACGGTCGCGATGGCAGCCACACGGACGCGTGGGCCGACCTCTACGAGGAGTTCACCGCGACGTATCGCGAACTCGACCCGGGTGCGCCGGCCCGACTGCGGTCCGAAGGGGTGACACAATGA
- the mce gene encoding methylmalonyl-CoA epimerase: protein MRFDHAGVATDNAEGLAFLYEDLFDCEIVHEERFEDLKVMFLGLDNGYFELLEPQEEGTISKYLDEHGPGLHHIAVETDDIEAALETAEDVGVDLIDEEPRRGAWGHQVAFLHPGSTGGVLTEFVEH, encoded by the coding sequence ATGCGCTTCGACCACGCCGGCGTCGCCACCGACAACGCCGAAGGACTGGCATTCCTCTACGAGGATTTGTTCGACTGCGAAATCGTCCACGAAGAGCGGTTCGAGGACCTGAAAGTCATGTTCCTCGGACTCGACAACGGCTATTTCGAGTTGCTCGAACCGCAGGAGGAAGGCACGATTTCGAAGTACCTCGACGAACACGGCCCGGGGCTCCACCACATCGCGGTGGAGACTGACGACATCGAGGCTGCCCTCGAAACCGCCGAGGACGTCGGCGTCGACCTCATCGACGAGGAACCGCGCCGCGGGGCGTGGGGCCATCAGGTCGCCTTCCTCCATCCCGGGTCGACCGGCGGCGTCCTCACCGAATTCGTCGAACACTAG
- a CDS encoding hotdog fold thioesterase produces MTTNDDVDAAVRDRIESDPYCNRLGIDIVALDPGVARAELTLEQSHCNFHGTPHGGAIYSLADAAFAAASNASGETALALETNISYLDTVDVGTTITATAERDHGSSKTGTYDVRVEGDGEAIAVFRGRVYRPNGG; encoded by the coding sequence ATGACCACGAACGACGACGTGGACGCGGCGGTCCGGGACCGCATTGAGAGTGATCCGTATTGCAATCGTCTCGGGATCGACATCGTGGCGCTCGACCCCGGCGTCGCTCGTGCGGAACTCACACTCGAACAGTCGCACTGTAACTTCCACGGAACGCCACACGGCGGAGCGATCTACTCCCTCGCGGACGCCGCGTTCGCGGCGGCATCGAACGCCAGTGGTGAGACGGCGCTCGCACTAGAGACGAACATCTCCTATCTGGATACGGTTGATGTCGGAACGACCATCACGGCTACCGCGGAGCGGGACCACGGCTCCTCGAAAACAGGGACCTACGACGTCCGAGTTGAGGGCGATGGGGAGGCGATTGCGGTCTTCCGAGGACGCGTCTACCGACCCAACGGGGGGTGA
- a CDS encoding MazG nucleotide pyrophosphohydrolase domain-containing protein: MDAQTRVAEFVEANDLQAPAAYRLLDTVSELGEVAKEVCTSTDYGSDPSAVDAPEDELGDALFALLALCEELDVDAEEALETALGKYENRIDESGDAGSGQ; this comes from the coding sequence ATGGACGCCCAAACTCGTGTCGCGGAGTTCGTCGAAGCCAACGACCTGCAGGCTCCCGCGGCGTACCGCCTTCTCGATACGGTCTCGGAACTCGGTGAAGTTGCCAAGGAAGTCTGTACCTCGACGGACTACGGAAGCGACCCCTCCGCTGTCGACGCTCCCGAGGACGAACTCGGCGATGCACTGTTCGCCCTGCTGGCGCTCTGCGAGGAACTGGACGTTGATGCCGAGGAAGCGCTGGAGACGGCGCTCGGCAAATACGAGAACCGCATCGACGAGAGCGGCGACGCTGGAAGCGGCCAGTAG
- the paaK gene encoding phenylacetate--CoA ligase PaaK produces MSWSSVETADRESIRELQDERLRETVERAYENVDFYRRALDDAGVTPADIDGVDDITALPMTTKEDFRDEYPDGLFAVDDADLRRVHASSGTTGKPKIVGYTQNDLDVWSEVVARSLTAAGVSPGNTVQNAYGYGLFTGGLGVHNGIEELGASVIPIGGGQTQRQIELLEDLESDALTCTPSYALYLAETAEEHGIDIRDLPLSTVIFGAEPCTEPMRNEIEERLDITGVDIYGLSEVMGPGVSNECHEAQDGLHVWEDHFYPEVVDPETGEPLPEGEEGELVLTSLTKEALPVLRYRTGDLTTLTYDECECGRTMVRMDNVTGRADDLLIVRGVNLYPSEIEDVVLEFDEVAPFYRIDLYRENNLDRLELQVEREPDASFETDELRGRIKRRLSNVLSFTPDQIEIAEPGGIERTETGKVKRVYDHREQ; encoded by the coding sequence ATGTCATGGAGTAGCGTTGAGACAGCCGACCGTGAATCGATTCGGGAGTTACAGGACGAACGACTCCGAGAAACCGTCGAACGCGCCTATGAGAACGTCGACTTCTATCGACGCGCGCTCGACGATGCAGGCGTCACGCCTGCCGATATCGACGGTGTCGACGACATTACGGCACTCCCGATGACGACGAAGGAGGACTTCCGCGACGAGTATCCGGACGGCCTTTTCGCCGTCGATGACGCCGACCTCCGGCGAGTTCATGCTTCCTCAGGAACGACCGGAAAGCCCAAAATCGTCGGCTACACCCAGAATGACCTCGACGTGTGGAGCGAAGTCGTTGCACGGTCGCTCACCGCGGCCGGCGTCTCTCCCGGGAATACCGTCCAGAACGCGTACGGGTACGGGCTGTTCACGGGCGGGCTCGGCGTCCACAACGGTATCGAGGAACTCGGTGCGTCCGTCATTCCGATCGGCGGTGGCCAGACCCAGCGTCAGATCGAACTCCTCGAGGACCTCGAGAGCGACGCGCTGACTTGTACGCCGTCCTACGCCCTCTATCTCGCTGAAACGGCTGAAGAACACGGCATTGATATCCGTGATCTCCCACTCTCGACGGTCATCTTCGGCGCCGAACCCTGTACGGAGCCGATGCGCAACGAGATCGAAGAGCGCCTCGATATCACGGGCGTGGATATCTACGGGCTGTCCGAGGTCATGGGCCCCGGCGTCTCCAACGAGTGCCACGAAGCACAGGATGGACTCCACGTCTGGGAGGACCACTTCTATCCCGAGGTCGTCGACCCCGAGACCGGCGAACCCCTTCCCGAGGGCGAGGAAGGCGAACTCGTCCTCACCTCGCTTACGAAGGAAGCACTCCCCGTGCTCCGGTACCGGACCGGTGACCTGACGACGCTTACCTACGACGAGTGCGAGTGCGGACGGACGATGGTTCGAATGGACAACGTCACCGGTCGCGCCGACGACCTCCTCATCGTCCGCGGCGTCAATCTCTACCCGAGCGAAATCGAAGACGTCGTCCTCGAGTTCGACGAAGTCGCACCGTTCTACCGGATCGACCTCTACCGGGAGAACAACCTCGACCGACTCGAACTGCAGGTCGAACGCGAGCCCGACGCGTCGTTCGAGACCGACGAATTGCGCGGCCGCATCAAGCGCCGCCTCTCGAACGTCCTGTCGTTCACGCCGGACCAGATCGAAATCGCGGAGCCTGGCGGTATCGAACGCACGGAGACGGGAAAGGTAAAGCGAGTTTACGACCACCGCGAACAGTAG
- a CDS encoding FAD-dependent oxidoreductase: MDPIETTVAAVRDVGPDAVAIDLETPEDFSAEPGQFVKLSTEIDGETEAGFYTVSSPDTDETFEFTISYDPEEGGAFSEYLLSIEAGDAVTITGPFGSDYYEGEARVVVLAGGPGVGPAVAIAERALADGNEAAIVYRDDNPLHEDRLATIAGTGADVFILNESEPLTAAVDEVLTNDAGEQVFIYGFADFLEDANNAISAAGGDPDEAKAENFG; this comes from the coding sequence ATGGACCCTATCGAGACGACCGTCGCTGCCGTCCGCGATGTCGGCCCCGACGCCGTCGCTATCGACCTCGAAACCCCCGAGGATTTTTCGGCTGAACCCGGCCAGTTCGTCAAGCTCTCGACCGAAATCGACGGTGAAACCGAAGCCGGCTTCTACACCGTCTCCTCGCCTGACACCGACGAGACCTTCGAGTTCACCATCTCCTACGACCCCGAGGAAGGCGGCGCCTTCAGTGAATACCTCCTGAGTATCGAGGCCGGCGACGCCGTCACCATCACCGGCCCCTTCGGCAGCGACTACTACGAGGGCGAAGCACGCGTCGTCGTCCTCGCTGGCGGGCCCGGCGTCGGCCCCGCCGTCGCCATCGCCGAACGCGCACTCGCCGACGGCAACGAGGCTGCCATCGTCTATCGCGACGACAACCCACTCCACGAGGACCGCCTCGCCACCATCGCCGGCACCGGCGCGGACGTCTTCATCCTCAACGAATCCGAGCCGCTCACCGCCGCCGTCGACGAGGTGCTCACCAACGACGCAGGCGAACAGGTCTTCATCTACGGCTTCGCCGACTTCCTCGAGGACGCCAACAACGCCATCAGTGCGGCCGGGGGCGACCCCGACGAGGCGAAGGCTGAGAACTTCGGTTGA